The following are encoded in a window of Oreochromis aureus strain Israel breed Guangdong linkage group 10, ZZ_aureus, whole genome shotgun sequence genomic DNA:
- the si:ch73-1a9.3 gene encoding non-histone chromosomal protein HMG-like — protein sequence MPKRSKAGAGDSEPKRRSLRLKDRPETAKPEPKPKPKKGPAKPKKAKEVEKAKPEEKAPEAPAENGEAKAEEEAPTTDGAEQKDKAAE from the exons ATGCCTAAAAGGAGCAAA GCAGGTGCAGGTGACTCAGAG CCCAAGAGGAGATCTCTCAGGTTGAAAGAT agacctgaaactgCAAAGCCAGAGCCCAAACCTAAGCCAAAG aaggGACCTGCTAAGCCTAAGAAAGCTAAGGAGGTGgaaaaggccaagcctgaagaGAAAGCGCCGGAGGCTCCTGCTGAGAATGGCGAAGCCAAAGCTGAGGAAGAG GCACCCACTACAgatggagctgaacaaaaagaTAAGGCAGCAGAATAA